A region from the Benincasa hispida cultivar B227 chromosome 10, ASM972705v1, whole genome shotgun sequence genome encodes:
- the LOC120088284 gene encoding pentatricopeptide repeat-containing protein MRL1, chloroplastic isoform X2, which translates to MEVVFSSKPQSLTFNPCLPLNSSSSFSYSRLRFVRRQFLGCGHNLRPPDGLRSRRRCRKVGLLVQSPRCIFRATFSSNPVLIVVAVVTFSAVSFIYMNFNRRKKNAVERSQSPKLALSQLGRGINWSVDGQIMGFRDHHGDFLEQNIAIKDRAEEKGYSVEEETVLQLQKSGLSHEANITETLQPSISEVTTSKDSNSLFSDDSEATDPSLLSDIFESGVLQPLIFANDMTDLKLNGSHVKSHSELPVVVDTTELPPVAGPSYSVYDQVTQHFKAEGELLKEEKLTSSNSQIEEPGYVQRKVPDARYKEGSSGNIKKSGGGNNISRHGERKAPSLHKGKLVNGLPYPNGKHVHYKNLHVDQYKSYNQCLKGGRLHDCIKILQDMEREGLLDMNKIYHGKFFNICKSKKAVQEAFQYTALIPNPTLSTFNMLMSVCASSQDSDRAFQVVRLVQEAGMKADCKLYTTLISTCGKSGKVDAMFEVFHRMVNAGVEPNVHTYGALIDGCARAGQVAKAFGVYGIMRSKNVKPDRVVFNALITACGQSGAVDRAFDVLAEMGAELHPIEPDHITIGALMKACANAGQVDRAREVYKMIHDYKIKGTPEVYTIAVNCCSQSCDWDFASNVYQEMTRKGVQPDEIFLSALIDVAGHAGKLDAAFEILGEAKTLGIRVGIVSYSSLMGACSNAKNWQKALALYEDLKSMKLRLTVSTVNALITALCDGEQLQMAMDILTEMKGLGLSPNNITYSILTAASERNDDLEIALMLLSQAKEDGIVPTLTMYRCIIGMCLRRISEPSALDRPLLSLDSKLPQVDSEWTTQALMVYREIIAAGIVPSIEVLSQVLGCLQIPYDPVLKSRLIENIGVSVDSSRSSNLCSLIDGFGEYDPRAFSLLEEAASLGVAPFVSLKGNPIVVDVKELHIHTAEVYLLTVLKGLKHRLAAGSRLPNIMILLPNETTQILSPKGEKTINLAGRVGQAVAALLRRLGLPYQGNGSSGKIRINGLALRRWLQPKLSDSLSGKPGEFSSFQSRLRKGISHQQRNIRMGNLSLD; encoded by the exons GAGGAAGAAGAATGCGGTTGAG CGTTCCCAATCTCCAAAGCTTGCCTTATCTCAACTAGGTAGAGGCATCAACTGGTCTGTTGACGGTCAGATAATGGGCTTTAGGGATCACCATGGCGACTTTTTAGAGCAGAACATTGCCATAAAGGATAGAGCTGAAGAGAAAGGTTATTCTGTGGAAGAAGAGACTGTTCTGCAGCTTCAAAAATCTGGTCTATCACATGAGGCCAACATCACCGAAACATTGCAGCCATCTATTTCTGAAGTTACGACTTCTAAGGATAGCAATTCTCTGTTTTCAGATGACAGCGAAGCAACAGATCCTTCTCTTCTTTCTGATATATTCGAATCTGGCGTCCTGCAGCCTCTTATTTTTGCCAATGACATGACTGATTTAAAACTGAATGGATCTCATGTCAAATCCCACTCTGAATTGCCTGTTGTGGTTGATACAACTGAGCTTCCACCTGTTGCTGGTCCTTCATATAGTGTATATGATCAAGTGACTCAACATTTCAAAGCAGAGGGTGAGCTTCTAAAAGAGGAAAAATTAACTAGTTCCAACTCTCAAATTGAAGAACCAG GGTATGTTCAAAGGAAAGTACCTGATGCAAGATATAAGGAAGGTTCTTCAGGAAACATAAAAAAATCTGGAGGAGGCAACAATATTTCAAGACATGGGGAAAGAAAAGCACCCAGTCTGCATAAAGGAAAACTTGTGAATGGGTTACCCTATCCAAATGGGAAACATGTTCATTACAAAAATCTTCATGTAgatcaatataaatcatataatcAATGCCTGAAAGGTGGAAG GTTGCATGATTGTATCAAAATACTTCAAGATATGGAAAGAGAAGgcttattggatatgaataag ATTTATCATGGAAAGTTTTTCAATATTTGCAAGAGTAAAAAGGCTGTTCAGGAAGCTTTCCAGTACACCGCACTTATTCCAAACCCCACATTGAGTACATTTAATATGCTCATGTCTGTATGTGCAAGTTCTCAAGATTCTGACA GAGCTTTTCAAGTTGTGCGGCTTGTCCAGGAGGCTGGAATGAAAGCAGATTGCAAACTATACACTACTTTAATCTCAACATGTGGCAAAAGTGGAAAAGTGGATGCAATGTTTGAA GTATTTCACCGAATGGTTAATGCTGGAGTGGAACCTAATGTTCACACATATGGGGCACTTATTGATGGTTGTGCAAGAGCAGGTCAAGTGGCAAAGGCATTTGGCGTCTATGGAATAATGAGGTCAAAG AACGTGAAGCCAGACAGAGTTGTATTCAATGCACTTATCACTGCATGTGGTCAGTCGGGAGCGGTGGATCGTGCTTTTGATGTGCTGGCAGAAATGGGAGCTGAGTTACATCCAATAGAGCCTGATCATATTACAATTGGTGCTCTGATGAAGGCATGTGCAAATGCTGGTCAG GTTGATCGAGCAAGAGAAGTGTACAAGATGATCCATGATTATAAGATTAAGGGCACACCAGAGGTTTACACCATTGCTGTTAATTGTTGCAGTCAATCTTGCGATTGGGACTTTGCTTCCAATGTGTATCAAGAAATGACCAGGAAAGGAGTACAACCTGATGAG ATTTTTCTCAGTGCATTAATAGATGTTGCAGGCCATGCTGGTAAGCTGGATGCTGCCTTTGAAATCTTAGGAGAAGCCAAGACACTAGGGATACGTGTTGGCATTGTGTCATATAGTTCGTTGATGGGTGCCTGTAGCAAT GCTAAAAACTGGCAGAAGGCGTTGGCACTGTATGAGGATCTCAAGTCTATGAAATTGAGGCTAACTGTATCAACTGTGAATGCACTAATAACTGCACTGT GTGATGGGGAACAACTACAAATGGCTATGGATATTCTAACTGAAATGAAGGGATTAGGACTCTCCCCGAACAATATTACATACTCCATACTTACAGCAGCGAGTGAAAG GAATGATGATTTAGAAATTGCCCTCATGCTCCTCTCTCAAGCCAAAGAGGACGGGATAGTGCCAACCTTAACTATGTATAGGTGCATAATTG GCATGTGCTTACGAAGAATTTCAGAACCCTCTGCCCTTGATAGACCACTTTTGTCACTTGACTCTAAACTGCCTCAAGTCGATAGTGAGTG GACAACACAGGCCTTAATGGTGTACCGGGAAATAATTGCAGCCGGAATTGTTCCAAGCATTGAAGTTTTATCTCAAGTTTTGGGGTGCTTGCAGATTCCTTATGATCCCGTCTTAAAAAGTAGACTTATAGAAAACATAGGAGTAAGTGTTGACTCATCAAGATCTTCAAATCTCTGCTCCTTGATAGATGGCTTTGGTGAATATGACCCTCGCGCATTTTCACTGTTGGAG GAAGCTGCTTCACTTGGAGTTGCTCCATTTGTATCCCTCAAAGGAAATCCTATTGTTGTAGACGTCAAGGAGTTGCACATTCATACAGCTGAG GTTTACCTCTTGACAGTTTTGAAAGGTCTCAAACATCGGCTTGCCGCTG GTTCAAGGTTACCAAACATAATGATCTTACTGCCGAATGAGACGACACAAATTCTCTCTCCAAAGGGGGAGAAGACCATTAACCTTGCGGGAAG GGTTGGACAAGCAGTCGCGGCATTGTTGAGAAGACTTGGACTTCCATACCAGGGAAATGGATCAAGTGGAAAAATCAGAATAAATGGTTTGGCCTTGAGAAGATGGTTACAACCGAAACTTTCCGATTCTCTAAGTGGAAAACCAGGAGAGTTTAGCTCATTTCAGTCACGTCTAAGAAAAGGAATAAGCCATCAGCAGCGTAATATTCGCATGGGGAACCTATCATTGGATTAA
- the LOC120088284 gene encoding pentatricopeptide repeat-containing protein MRL1, chloroplastic isoform X1 — protein sequence MEVVFSSKPQSLTFNPCLPLNSSSSFSYSRLRFVRRQFLGCGHNLRPPDGLRSRRRCRKVGLLVQSPRCIFRATFSSNPVLIVVAVVTFSAVSFIYMNFNRRKKNAVERSQSPKLALSQLGRGINWSVDGQIMGFRDHHGDFLEQNIAIKDRAEEKGYSVEEETVLQLQKSGLSHEANITETLQPSISEVTTSKDSNSLFSDDSEATDPSLLSDIFESGVLQPLIFANDMTDLKLNGSHVKSHSELPVVVDTTELPPVAGPSYSVYDQVTQHFKAEGELLKEEKLTSSNSQIEEPGREDIYMFYEDTKSSNQSATSLHTSHLYNQKFSSVMINGVSGVAELVLEDSLPVAGYVQRKVPDARYKEGSSGNIKKSGGGNNISRHGERKAPSLHKGKLVNGLPYPNGKHVHYKNLHVDQYKSYNQCLKGGRLHDCIKILQDMEREGLLDMNKIYHGKFFNICKSKKAVQEAFQYTALIPNPTLSTFNMLMSVCASSQDSDRAFQVVRLVQEAGMKADCKLYTTLISTCGKSGKVDAMFEVFHRMVNAGVEPNVHTYGALIDGCARAGQVAKAFGVYGIMRSKNVKPDRVVFNALITACGQSGAVDRAFDVLAEMGAELHPIEPDHITIGALMKACANAGQVDRAREVYKMIHDYKIKGTPEVYTIAVNCCSQSCDWDFASNVYQEMTRKGVQPDEIFLSALIDVAGHAGKLDAAFEILGEAKTLGIRVGIVSYSSLMGACSNAKNWQKALALYEDLKSMKLRLTVSTVNALITALCDGEQLQMAMDILTEMKGLGLSPNNITYSILTAASERNDDLEIALMLLSQAKEDGIVPTLTMYRCIIGMCLRRISEPSALDRPLLSLDSKLPQVDSEWTTQALMVYREIIAAGIVPSIEVLSQVLGCLQIPYDPVLKSRLIENIGVSVDSSRSSNLCSLIDGFGEYDPRAFSLLEEAASLGVAPFVSLKGNPIVVDVKELHIHTAEVYLLTVLKGLKHRLAAGSRLPNIMILLPNETTQILSPKGEKTINLAGRVGQAVAALLRRLGLPYQGNGSSGKIRINGLALRRWLQPKLSDSLSGKPGEFSSFQSRLRKGISHQQRNIRMGNLSLD from the exons GAGGAAGAAGAATGCGGTTGAG CGTTCCCAATCTCCAAAGCTTGCCTTATCTCAACTAGGTAGAGGCATCAACTGGTCTGTTGACGGTCAGATAATGGGCTTTAGGGATCACCATGGCGACTTTTTAGAGCAGAACATTGCCATAAAGGATAGAGCTGAAGAGAAAGGTTATTCTGTGGAAGAAGAGACTGTTCTGCAGCTTCAAAAATCTGGTCTATCACATGAGGCCAACATCACCGAAACATTGCAGCCATCTATTTCTGAAGTTACGACTTCTAAGGATAGCAATTCTCTGTTTTCAGATGACAGCGAAGCAACAGATCCTTCTCTTCTTTCTGATATATTCGAATCTGGCGTCCTGCAGCCTCTTATTTTTGCCAATGACATGACTGATTTAAAACTGAATGGATCTCATGTCAAATCCCACTCTGAATTGCCTGTTGTGGTTGATACAACTGAGCTTCCACCTGTTGCTGGTCCTTCATATAGTGTATATGATCAAGTGACTCAACATTTCAAAGCAGAGGGTGAGCTTCTAAAAGAGGAAAAATTAACTAGTTCCAACTCTCAAATTGAAGAACCAGGTAGAGAAGATATTTACATGTTCTATGAAGATACAAAGTCAAGTAATCAATCGGCAACTTCTTTGCATACTTCACATCTATACaaccaaaaattttcttcagtGATGATTAATGGTGTCTCTGGAGTAGCAGAATTAGTGTTAGAGGATTCTCTTCCAGTTGCAG GGTATGTTCAAAGGAAAGTACCTGATGCAAGATATAAGGAAGGTTCTTCAGGAAACATAAAAAAATCTGGAGGAGGCAACAATATTTCAAGACATGGGGAAAGAAAAGCACCCAGTCTGCATAAAGGAAAACTTGTGAATGGGTTACCCTATCCAAATGGGAAACATGTTCATTACAAAAATCTTCATGTAgatcaatataaatcatataatcAATGCCTGAAAGGTGGAAG GTTGCATGATTGTATCAAAATACTTCAAGATATGGAAAGAGAAGgcttattggatatgaataag ATTTATCATGGAAAGTTTTTCAATATTTGCAAGAGTAAAAAGGCTGTTCAGGAAGCTTTCCAGTACACCGCACTTATTCCAAACCCCACATTGAGTACATTTAATATGCTCATGTCTGTATGTGCAAGTTCTCAAGATTCTGACA GAGCTTTTCAAGTTGTGCGGCTTGTCCAGGAGGCTGGAATGAAAGCAGATTGCAAACTATACACTACTTTAATCTCAACATGTGGCAAAAGTGGAAAAGTGGATGCAATGTTTGAA GTATTTCACCGAATGGTTAATGCTGGAGTGGAACCTAATGTTCACACATATGGGGCACTTATTGATGGTTGTGCAAGAGCAGGTCAAGTGGCAAAGGCATTTGGCGTCTATGGAATAATGAGGTCAAAG AACGTGAAGCCAGACAGAGTTGTATTCAATGCACTTATCACTGCATGTGGTCAGTCGGGAGCGGTGGATCGTGCTTTTGATGTGCTGGCAGAAATGGGAGCTGAGTTACATCCAATAGAGCCTGATCATATTACAATTGGTGCTCTGATGAAGGCATGTGCAAATGCTGGTCAG GTTGATCGAGCAAGAGAAGTGTACAAGATGATCCATGATTATAAGATTAAGGGCACACCAGAGGTTTACACCATTGCTGTTAATTGTTGCAGTCAATCTTGCGATTGGGACTTTGCTTCCAATGTGTATCAAGAAATGACCAGGAAAGGAGTACAACCTGATGAG ATTTTTCTCAGTGCATTAATAGATGTTGCAGGCCATGCTGGTAAGCTGGATGCTGCCTTTGAAATCTTAGGAGAAGCCAAGACACTAGGGATACGTGTTGGCATTGTGTCATATAGTTCGTTGATGGGTGCCTGTAGCAAT GCTAAAAACTGGCAGAAGGCGTTGGCACTGTATGAGGATCTCAAGTCTATGAAATTGAGGCTAACTGTATCAACTGTGAATGCACTAATAACTGCACTGT GTGATGGGGAACAACTACAAATGGCTATGGATATTCTAACTGAAATGAAGGGATTAGGACTCTCCCCGAACAATATTACATACTCCATACTTACAGCAGCGAGTGAAAG GAATGATGATTTAGAAATTGCCCTCATGCTCCTCTCTCAAGCCAAAGAGGACGGGATAGTGCCAACCTTAACTATGTATAGGTGCATAATTG GCATGTGCTTACGAAGAATTTCAGAACCCTCTGCCCTTGATAGACCACTTTTGTCACTTGACTCTAAACTGCCTCAAGTCGATAGTGAGTG GACAACACAGGCCTTAATGGTGTACCGGGAAATAATTGCAGCCGGAATTGTTCCAAGCATTGAAGTTTTATCTCAAGTTTTGGGGTGCTTGCAGATTCCTTATGATCCCGTCTTAAAAAGTAGACTTATAGAAAACATAGGAGTAAGTGTTGACTCATCAAGATCTTCAAATCTCTGCTCCTTGATAGATGGCTTTGGTGAATATGACCCTCGCGCATTTTCACTGTTGGAG GAAGCTGCTTCACTTGGAGTTGCTCCATTTGTATCCCTCAAAGGAAATCCTATTGTTGTAGACGTCAAGGAGTTGCACATTCATACAGCTGAG GTTTACCTCTTGACAGTTTTGAAAGGTCTCAAACATCGGCTTGCCGCTG GTTCAAGGTTACCAAACATAATGATCTTACTGCCGAATGAGACGACACAAATTCTCTCTCCAAAGGGGGAGAAGACCATTAACCTTGCGGGAAG GGTTGGACAAGCAGTCGCGGCATTGTTGAGAAGACTTGGACTTCCATACCAGGGAAATGGATCAAGTGGAAAAATCAGAATAAATGGTTTGGCCTTGAGAAGATGGTTACAACCGAAACTTTCCGATTCTCTAAGTGGAAAACCAGGAGAGTTTAGCTCATTTCAGTCACGTCTAAGAAAAGGAATAAGCCATCAGCAGCGTAATATTCGCATGGGGAACCTATCATTGGATTAA
- the LOC120088136 gene encoding uncharacterized protein LOC120088136 isoform X2, with the protein MGFKDTHECPHLCKLASEYIAKSEECEDDIYSFFSSELHADSLFVKLVEEFERCILSYFAFHWNQTDIMISQILSSDHQEPKKKLRSIVMAATREQRFERVTKNLKVARVFTTLVEEMKAMGLASTDDSQCTEVMAPMAHADRSPMLLFMGGGMGAGKSTVLKDILKEPFWVGAGPNAVVIEADAFKESDVIYRALNSTGHHHDMLQTAELVHQSSTDAASSLLVTALNEGRDVIMDGTLSWVPFVVQTITMARNVHRRRYRMGAGYKVGDDGTVTENYWERIEDQEPDQVGGKRRKPYRIELVGVVCDAYLAVIRGIRRALMCRRAVRVKSQLKSHKRFANAFLTYCQYVDNARLYCTNALEGPPKFIGWKDKDKTLLVDPEEIKCLRTVGSLNEEASSIHELYKKPSPACEAGSVWKDIVLSPSRLTIQQELKYCIKKVESLKSLGKNGAAEFLTS; encoded by the exons ATGGGATTTAAAGATACACATGAATGCCCACATCTTTGCAAGTTGGCTTCTGAGTACATAGCTAAATCAGAAGAATGTGAAGATGATATCTATTCTTTTTTCTCAAGTGAGCTGCATGCAGATTCACTTTTTGTCAAACTTGTGGAAGAGTTTGAGAGATGTATTCTCAGTTATTTTGCATTCCATTGGAACCAAACAGATATTATGATTAGTCAG ATTTTGAGTTCTGACCACCAGGAGCCAAAAAAGAAGCTCAGAAGCATTGTAATGGCTGCAACCAG GGAACAGAGGTTTGAGAGGGTAACCAAGAACCTGAAAGTTGCAAGAGTATTTACAACTttggttgaggagatgaaagCAATGGGACTCGCATCCACCGACGACTCTCAATGCACAGAAGTGATGGCTCCAATGGCTCATGCCGACAGAAGTCCGATGCTCCTGTTCATGGGCGGCGGTATGGGGGCGGGGAAGAGTACAGTGCTTAAGGACATTCTCAAAGA GCCATTCTGGGTAGGAGCAGGACCTAATGCAGTTGTAATTGAGGCAGATGCTTTTAAAGAATCAGATGTTATTTATAGAGCTCTTAACTCCACCGGTCATCATCATGACATGCTCCAAACTGCTGAACTG GTGCATCAATCATCCACAGATGCAGCTTCATCGCTTCTAGTGACAGCACTGAATGAAGGACGAGACGTGATCATGGATGGAACATTGTCGTGGGTACCGTTCGTAGTTCAGACAATTACGATGGCTAGGAATGTCCACCGTCGACGTTATCGAATGGGAGCTGGCTATAAGGTTGGTGATGATGGCACTGTAACCGAAAATTATTGGGAACGAATAGAAGATCAAGAACCAGATCAAGTTGggggaaagagaagaaaaccATACAGGATTGAACTTGTTGGAGTTGTTTGTGATGCTTATTTAGCTGTCATAAGGGGCATAAG GAGAGCTCTCATGTGTAGAAGAGCTGTAAGAGTAAAATCTCAACTTAAATCCCACAAGAGATTTGCAAATGCATTCTTAACATATTGCCAATATGTTGATAATGCAAGGCTATATTGCACCAATGCTTTGGAAGGCCCACCAAAG TTCATTGGATGGAAAGACAAGGACAAGACATTGTTGGTTGATCCAGAAGAAATAAAGTGTCTAAGAACTGTTGGgagtttaaatgaagaagcaaGCTCCATACATGAACTTTATAAAAAACCAAGTCCTGCTTGTGAAGCTGGATCAGTTTGGAAAGACATTGTGTTATCACCTTCAAGGTTAACCATCCAACAAGAACTCAAATATTGCATCAAGAAAGTTGAAAGTTTGAAATCTTTAGGCAAAAATGGAGCAGCTGAATTTTTAACTTCCTAA
- the LOC120088136 gene encoding uncharacterized protein LOC120088136 isoform X1 has protein sequence MMQKESGSKPSLGQIVWASSIGLIIVAAMHYRIRKIRDQRIIPRLKVSDTGRVKKLESFPHYVARQMGFKDTHECPHLCKLASEYIAKSEECEDDIYSFFSSELHADSLFVKLVEEFERCILSYFAFHWNQTDIMISQILSSDHQEPKKKLRSIVMAATREQRFERVTKNLKVARVFTTLVEEMKAMGLASTDDSQCTEVMAPMAHADRSPMLLFMGGGMGAGKSTVLKDILKEPFWVGAGPNAVVIEADAFKESDVIYRALNSTGHHHDMLQTAELVHQSSTDAASSLLVTALNEGRDVIMDGTLSWVPFVVQTITMARNVHRRRYRMGAGYKVGDDGTVTENYWERIEDQEPDQVGGKRRKPYRIELVGVVCDAYLAVIRGIRRALMCRRAVRVKSQLKSHKRFANAFLTYCQYVDNARLYCTNALEGPPKFIGWKDKDKTLLVDPEEIKCLRTVGSLNEEASSIHELYKKPSPACEAGSVWKDIVLSPSRLTIQQELKYCIKKVESLKSLGKNGAAEFLTS, from the exons ATGATGCAGAAAG AAAGTGGCAGCAAACCGAGTTTAGGGCAGATAGTTTGGGCTTCTTCGATTGGATTGATCATCGTTGCAGCAATGCATTATCGGATTCGAAAGATACGAGATCAAAGGATCATCCCTCGCTTGAAAGTTTCGGATACGGGTCGCGTTAAAAAGCTCGAGAGCTTTCCCCATTATGTAG CAAGGCAAATGGGATTTAAAGATACACATGAATGCCCACATCTTTGCAAGTTGGCTTCTGAGTACATAGCTAAATCAGAAGAATGTGAAGATGATATCTATTCTTTTTTCTCAAGTGAGCTGCATGCAGATTCACTTTTTGTCAAACTTGTGGAAGAGTTTGAGAGATGTATTCTCAGTTATTTTGCATTCCATTGGAACCAAACAGATATTATGATTAGTCAG ATTTTGAGTTCTGACCACCAGGAGCCAAAAAAGAAGCTCAGAAGCATTGTAATGGCTGCAACCAG GGAACAGAGGTTTGAGAGGGTAACCAAGAACCTGAAAGTTGCAAGAGTATTTACAACTttggttgaggagatgaaagCAATGGGACTCGCATCCACCGACGACTCTCAATGCACAGAAGTGATGGCTCCAATGGCTCATGCCGACAGAAGTCCGATGCTCCTGTTCATGGGCGGCGGTATGGGGGCGGGGAAGAGTACAGTGCTTAAGGACATTCTCAAAGA GCCATTCTGGGTAGGAGCAGGACCTAATGCAGTTGTAATTGAGGCAGATGCTTTTAAAGAATCAGATGTTATTTATAGAGCTCTTAACTCCACCGGTCATCATCATGACATGCTCCAAACTGCTGAACTG GTGCATCAATCATCCACAGATGCAGCTTCATCGCTTCTAGTGACAGCACTGAATGAAGGACGAGACGTGATCATGGATGGAACATTGTCGTGGGTACCGTTCGTAGTTCAGACAATTACGATGGCTAGGAATGTCCACCGTCGACGTTATCGAATGGGAGCTGGCTATAAGGTTGGTGATGATGGCACTGTAACCGAAAATTATTGGGAACGAATAGAAGATCAAGAACCAGATCAAGTTGggggaaagagaagaaaaccATACAGGATTGAACTTGTTGGAGTTGTTTGTGATGCTTATTTAGCTGTCATAAGGGGCATAAG GAGAGCTCTCATGTGTAGAAGAGCTGTAAGAGTAAAATCTCAACTTAAATCCCACAAGAGATTTGCAAATGCATTCTTAACATATTGCCAATATGTTGATAATGCAAGGCTATATTGCACCAATGCTTTGGAAGGCCCACCAAAG TTCATTGGATGGAAAGACAAGGACAAGACATTGTTGGTTGATCCAGAAGAAATAAAGTGTCTAAGAACTGTTGGgagtttaaatgaagaagcaaGCTCCATACATGAACTTTATAAAAAACCAAGTCCTGCTTGTGAAGCTGGATCAGTTTGGAAAGACATTGTGTTATCACCTTCAAGGTTAACCATCCAACAAGAACTCAAATATTGCATCAAGAAAGTTGAAAGTTTGAAATCTTTAGGCAAAAATGGAGCAGCTGAATTTTTAACTTCCTAA
- the LOC120088138 gene encoding auxin-responsive protein SAUR21-like, which translates to MGIRLPSILLDAKQILKMQATSARNQSDVPKGHIAVYVGEIQRKRFVVPISYLKHPSFMDLLNRSEEEFGFCHPMGGLTIPCREDAFINLTARLHTS; encoded by the coding sequence ATGGGAATCCGTCTGCCATCGATTCTTCTTGATGCCAAGCAGATTCTGAAAATGCAAGCTACGTCAGCCAGAAATCAATCCGATGTTCCCAAAGGTCATATTGCAGTTTATGTGGGAGAGATTCAAAGGAAGAGATTTGTAGTCCCTATATCATATTTGAAGCATCCTTCTTTTATGGATCTGCTCAATAGATCAGAAGAAGAATTCGGATTTTGCCATCCAATGGGTGGCTTGACGATTCCATGCAGAGAAGATGCTTTCATAAATCTCACTGCTAGGCTGCATACATCATGA
- the LOC120088139 gene encoding auxin-responsive protein SAUR21-like, translating into MGIRLPSILLNAKQVLKMQAMSARNQSDVPKGHIAVYVGEIQRKRFVVPISYLKHPSFVDLLNKSEEEFGFCHPMGGLTIPCREDAFINLTARLHTS; encoded by the coding sequence ATGGGAATCCGTTTGCCATCGATTCTTCTTAATGCCAAGCAGGTTCTGAAAATGCAAGCTATGTCAGCCAGAAATCAATCCGATGTTCCCAAAGGTCATATTGCAGTTTATGTGGGAGAAATTCAAAGGAAGAGATTTGTAGTCCCTATATCATACTTGAAGCATCCTTCTTTTGTAGATCTGCTCAATAAATCAGAAGAAGAATTTGGTTTTTGCCATCCGATGGGCGGTTTGACGATTCCTTGCAGAGAAGATGCTTTCATAAATCTCACTGCTAGGCTGCACACATCATGA
- the LOC120088140 gene encoding auxin-responsive protein SAUR21-like, protein MGIRLPSILLNAKQVLKMQAMSARNQSDVPKGHIAVYVGEIQRKRFVIPISYLKHPSFVDLLNRSEEEFGFCHPMGGLTIPCREDTFINLTARMHTS, encoded by the coding sequence ATGGGAATCCGTTTGCCATCAATTCTTCTTAATGCCAAGCAGGTTCTGAAAATGCAAGCTATGTCAGCCAGAAATCAATCTGATGTTCCCAAAGGCCATATTGCAGTTTATGTAGGAGAGATTCAAAGGAAGAGATTTGTAATCCCTATATCATACTTGAAGCATCCTTCTTTTGTAGATCTGCTCAATAGATCAGAAGAAGAATTCGGATTTTGCCATCCAATGGGCGGCTTGACGATTCCGTGCAGAGAAGATACTTTCATAAATCTCACTGCTAGGATGCACACATCATGA
- the LOC120088143 gene encoding auxin-responsive protein SAUR21-like: MGIRLPSLLLNARQVLKKQAQSDVPKGHIAVYVGEIQRKRFLVPISYLNHPTFMALLKRAEEEFGYNHPMGGLTIPCREDAFMDLTSRLHSS, encoded by the coding sequence ATGGGAATCAGGTTGCCTTCGCTACTCCTCAATGCCAGGCAGGTTCTCAAAAAGCAAGCTCAGTCTGACGTTCCGAAAGGTCATATTGCAGTTTATGTCGGAGAAATCCAAAGGAAGCGTTTTTTAGTTCCAATATCGTACTTGAACCATCCTACATTCATGGCTTTGCTTAAGAGGGCTGAGGAAGAGTTTGGATACAATCATCCAATGGGGGGTTTGACAATTCCCTGCAGAGAAGATGCTTTCATGGATCTCACTTCAAGGCTACATAGTTCTTGA
- the LOC120088142 gene encoding auxin-responsive protein SAUR24-like, with product MGIRFLSLVPHAKQILKMQSGFTKNQLDVPKGHVAVYVGEIQMKRFVVPISYLNHPSFQKLLRHAEEEFGFHHPQGGLTIPCKEDAFIDLTSRLQVS from the coding sequence ATGGGGATTCGGTTTCTATCTTTGGTTCCTCATGCCAAGCAAATTCTGAAGATGCAGTCAGGTTTCACCAAAAACCAGTTGGATGTTCCAAAAGGGCATGTGGCCGTTTATGTGGGAGAGATCCAAATGAAACGGTTCGTTGTTCCAATATCTTACTTAAACCATCCGTCGTTCCAGAAACTGCTCCGCCATGCAGAGGAAGAGTTTGGCTTCCATCATCCTCAAGGGGGCCTAACAATTCCTTGCAAAGAAGATGCCTTCATTGATCTCACTTCTAGATTGCAAGTATCTTGA